The sequence below is a genomic window from Salicibibacter cibarius.
CTATCTGGAGGAACTGTCCAATGATTCCGAGCTCGAGCGCCTAAGCAGCAAACAGTATCGTGAACTTCTTGTTATACAGGAATTGTACCGCCAGCAAAAACAAATGTTTGAAACGAAGACCCCACCGTATTGACGATCGGATCGTTAGCCTTCATCAACCTCATGTTCGGCCATTGTTCGTGGAAAAGCCCATATGAATGTGGAGTTCGGCGCCAAGTTATCCATGAGTCTGGTTCGTATGAACGTTTCTCGACAACTTGTAGTGGGATGCGTATCACGAAGCCGCTGATTTTCCAGATGCGGTGGAAGCCTATGTCCAACGCACAGGTGTCTACCCCGAAGCTGTTTTGGCGGACAAGATTTATCTCACAGCGAAAACCGAAAGCACTACAAGGAACACGGGGTCGGCCTTATGGGTCCCAAGCTGGGATGCCCTCCCAAACAAGAATCCAAAGTGCAAAAGCAGATCGAGAAACAGGATGCCGCAGAACGAAATGCCATTGAAGGGAAATTCGGCGAAGGCAAGCGCACCTATGGCCTCGGTCTTATTCAAGCATACCTTCGAAACCACCAGTGAAACGGTGATTTCCCTTCAAAAGCTCGTCATGAATCTCTCGAAAGCCCTTCGGGAGCATTCTTTTTTTATTTTTTCATGTATTTGGATCCTGGTGAATACAAAATCAAAGTGTACTAATCATGCTATATTACATGTATCATTCAAACCTAAACTGCTGTTGTCTGATACTTATAAATTTTTTTATACTATTAGTATGAAATAAATATAAATTTGCCTCATGCCCAATCACGTTATTAAAAAATCGTATTTGGAAAAACGCTCCCCCCTTTTGCTTTGTTGAAAGTCCCATCAAACGACAGAATGTGAGGATACAAAAATATTTTAATTTTTTCTGTTAGAGTAAATATATTCAGCGAAACTAATTTAAGTTAAGGAGGAGACATTATGAATGTCACAATGAAAAATCAGGAAATATTTGATCGAGTGTTAGATGAAGTCCGCTCCCGACGGGACGAATTTGAAACAAAGCGGCACGTTCCCAAGGACATGGTGGAACAACTCAAAGAAGTTGGTGTCTATCGAGCTCACGCACCAAGCTCTTTTGGTGGAGATTCTCTTTCACCAATGGAGTTTCTCAAGCTAATTGAGTCTATATCAGAGGCTGACGGCTCCACCGGCTGGGTAGCAAGTTTCGGCTCTGCGGCGTTTTACATTGCATGTCTACCGCAAGAGAGTCTCGAAATAGTTTACGCGAATGGACCGGACGTTTCCTTCGCAGGCGGTTTCTTCCCAGTTCAACCCGCAGAGAGGGTCGAAGGTGGCTGGCGTGTGAGTGGTCAGTGGAAATTCGCAAGTGGCTGTGTTGGTGCTGATATTCTCGGCGTCGGTATCGGCACTACAGAAGATGGTAAACCGCTTGTTGCTGTCCTTAGACCTGAGGACGTAGAAATAGTGGACAACTGGGAAGTAATTGGGATGCGCGGAACGGGTAGTCATGACCTACGGGTGAAAGACGTCTTCGTCCCTGATAATTGGACCTTTGTCCGTGGTGGAGTTCCTTCTGTTGAAGAACCAGTCTACCAGTATCCATCCATCGCTTATGCAGCACAGGTACTGGCCGTAGTCAACCTTGGTATTGCACGTGCTGCTATTGATGAGATAACTAAGATGGCAGGTGCCAGTTCTATCACTGGGGCACCGAAGATGGCGGAACGTGCTTATTTACGAATCTCCTTAGCAAAAGCCGAAGCATCACTACGGTCGGCACGAGCTTTCTTTTATGAGACGACTGAGTCAGCATGGGAGTCTATTCTAAAAGGTGATGGTGTATCCGCAGATCAAACAAGTGACCTTCGTCTAGCAGCTACCCAAGCTGCCCGTGAAGGGGCGCAGGTCGTTCAGTCAACCTATATGCTTGCTGGAACCAAGGCAATCTACGACGGACACCCGCTGCAACGCTATCTGCGCGATGCGATGGTCGTGACTCAGCATGCATTTCTCAATGAAAGCATGTACGACGGAGCCGGATCGATATCCCTAGGTGTGCCACCAATGCGCGGTTATATTTGATCTTCTCATGCACTATTCGTTTTTAGTATATAGCCAAGTCTAAAGAAATCTTTTTTGAACATCCACCGTGGGGTTATATGTTCTAACCCTCACCATCCATGCAAAGCAACTTTCCAGGATTTCTAAGTGATTCTTTCGAGCACTTTCATTAGTATAAATGATTTTTCGGCACACATAGCCTTTTGATTGATCGCTGAAAACGCAATTGCTCTCATAATGAGCAGGATGATCGATAATGTGGGCTTATCTCACCTGTTTTCGCTGATCTGTGCCGAGGACAAACCCCGTTATCTCTTTTCAGATGATAACGTAGCCGTCACTCTGCAATGTTCAGCATCATGAGCGCAATCAACAACAGATAGACGAGTCTTCACTCGTTATAAAAAAGATAAAATTCGTTTGAAATCGTTTTGAC
It includes:
- a CDS encoding transposase; translated protein: MGPKLGCPPKQESKVQKQIEKQDAAERNAIEGKFGEGKRTYGLGLIQAYLRNHQ
- a CDS encoding acyl-CoA dehydrogenase family protein — translated: MNVTMKNQEIFDRVLDEVRSRRDEFETKRHVPKDMVEQLKEVGVYRAHAPSSFGGDSLSPMEFLKLIESISEADGSTGWVASFGSAAFYIACLPQESLEIVYANGPDVSFAGGFFPVQPAERVEGGWRVSGQWKFASGCVGADILGVGIGTTEDGKPLVAVLRPEDVEIVDNWEVIGMRGTGSHDLRVKDVFVPDNWTFVRGGVPSVEEPVYQYPSIAYAAQVLAVVNLGIARAAIDEITKMAGASSITGAPKMAERAYLRISLAKAEASLRSARAFFYETTESAWESILKGDGVSADQTSDLRLAATQAAREGAQVVQSTYMLAGTKAIYDGHPLQRYLRDAMVVTQHAFLNESMYDGAGSISLGVPPMRGYI